One window of Branchiostoma lanceolatum isolate klBraLanc5 chromosome 6, klBraLanc5.hap2, whole genome shotgun sequence genomic DNA carries:
- the LOC136437540 gene encoding nephrocystin-3-like: MYGEGTAHPNIAVILINLGTTWSDLGDYRKSMSYHEQALQIERSIYGENTAHPDIASSFNNLGVTWSQLGDHRKAISYHEQSLEMERSIYGDDTAHPDIARSLNNLGIAWRSLGDYRKAVSYCEQSLQMERGIYGEDTAHPHIANSLANLGTAMSDLGDHRRAVMCHEQALKMKRSIYGENTVHPDIAAALGNLGRTASNLGDNRRAIRCHEQALQMMRGIHGEDTAHHDIAIILNNLGIATGSNIGYQRKAVSYHEQALNMMLSIYGENAAHPEIAYLLNNLSKALSDIGDHRKAVNCCEKSLQMNRIIYGQDTGHPAITGSLNNLGTAWSNLGDHRKAARCHEQAIQMMQRIYGENTAHPDIAGSLTNLGIACGHLGYHRKAVSYHEQSLQMRQRIYGKDTAHPDIASSLNNLSIAWRVLGDHEKGFSYSVQAEQMKEIIRTTNSTKLSHPL; encoded by the coding sequence ATGTATGGTGAAGGCACTGCACATCCTAACATCGCCGTCATCCTTATAAACCTGGGTACCACCTGGAGCGACCTTGGAGATTATAGGAAGTCGATgagctatcatgaacaggcactacagatagagcggagtatctatggtgagaacactgcacacCCTGACATTGCCAGCTCATTTAACAACTTGGGTGTCACCTGGAGCCAACTTGGagatcacagaaaggccatcagttatcatgaacagtcactagaGATGgagcggagtatctatggtgatgACACTGCGCATCCTGACATCGCCcgctcacttaacaacttgggtatcgCCTGGAGAAGCCTTGGAGATTACAGAAAGGCGGTCAGCTATtgtgaacagtcactacagatggagcggggtatctatggtgaggacaccgcacatcctCACATCGCCAATTCACTTGCCAACTTGGGTACCGCCATGAGCGACCTAGGTGATCACAGAAGGGCAGTCATGTGTCATGAACAGGCCCTGAAGATGAaaaggagtatctatggtgagaacaccGTACATCCTGACATAGCCGCAGCCCTTGGCAACTTGGGCAGAACCGCAAGTAACCTTGGTGATAACAGAAGGGCGATAAGGTgccatgaacaggcactacagatgatgcGGGGTATCCACGGTGAGGATACTGCACATCATGACATCGCAATCatacttaacaacttgggtatcgCCACCGGTAGTAACATTGGATATCAAAGAAAGGcggtcagctatcatgaacaggcgCTAAATATGATGCTGAGTATATATGGTGAGAACGCCGCACATCCTGAGATTGCCTATTTACTCAACAACTTGAGTAAGGCACTGAGTGACattggggatcacagaaaggcggtcAACTGTTGTGAAAAGTCACTGCAGATGAACCGGATCATCTATGGTCAGGACACTggacaccctgccattacgggctctcttaacaacttgggtaccgcctggagcaaccttggtgatcacagaaaggcagCCAGGTGTCATGAACAGGCAATACAGATGATGCAGCGTATCTATGGTGAAAACACTGCACACCCTGACATCGCCGGCTCACTTACCAACTTGGGTATCGCCTGTGGACACCTTGGTTATCACAGAAAGGCGGTCAGCTATCATgagcagtcactacagatgagacAGCGTATCTATGGTAAGGACACTGCACACCCTGACATCGCCAGTTCACTGAACAATTTGTCCATCGCATGGAGAGTACTTGGTGACCACGAAAAGGGCTTCAGCTATTCTGTTCAGGCCGAACAGATGAAGGAGATCATAAGAACAACAAATAGTACAAAATTGTCTCATCCATTGTAG
- the LOC136437451 gene encoding uncharacterized protein, translating into MSRIIYGEDTAHPDNASSLINMGNAWRHLGEHRKAVSYYEKSLQMRRSIFGKVTSHPDIATSLNNLGNTANSIGDYRKAVSYHEQALQMRRSVYGQDIAHPDIASSLNNLGNALSNLRDHRKAVSYYERSLQMKRSIYGKNTEHPDIASSLNNLGNAWGDLGDHKKAISYYKQSLQMRRNIHGEDTAHPDIASSLINMGNAWSDLCNHRKAISYYEQALEMRQSIYGEDTVHPEIASSFNNLGAAWSNLGDHRKAISYYGQSLHMKQRIYGEDTAHPDIASSLNNLSIAWRYLGDDRRAKEFWGQAQQMKQIIRTVNSTKMPHPL; encoded by the coding sequence atgagtAGGATaatctatggtgaggacactgcacatcctgacaacGCAAGCTCACTTATCAACATGGGTAACGCCTGGAGGCACCTTGGAGAGCACAGAAAGgcggtcagctattatgaaaagtcactacagatgagacGGAGTATCTTTGGCAAGGTAACttcacatcctgacatcgccacatcacttaacaacttgggtaacaCCGCTAATAGCATTGGTGACTACAGAAAGGcggtcagctatcatgaacaggcactgcagatgaggCGGAGTGTCTATGGTCAGGACattgcacatcctgacatcgccagctcacttaacaacttgggtaatgCCTTGAGTAATCTTcgggatcacagaaaggcggtcagctattatgaacggtcactacagatgaagcggaGTATCTATGGGAAGAACACTgaacatcctgacatcgccagcTCTCTTAATAACTTGGGCAACGCCTGGGGTGATCTTGGGGATCACAAAAAGGCGATTAGCTATTataaacagtcactacagatgagacGGAATATccatggtgaggacactgcacatcctgacatcgccagcTCACTTATCAACATGGGTAACGCCTGGAGCGACCTTTGTAATCACAGAAAGGcgatcagctattatgaacaggcactgGAGATGAGGCAGAGCATCTATGGGGAGGACACTGTACATCCTGAGATCGCTAGCTCAtttaacaacttgggtgccgCCTGGAGTaaccttggggatcacagaaaggcgatcAGCTATTATGGACAGTCACTACATATGAAGCAGAGaatctatggtgaggacactgcacatcctgacatcgccagcTCACTGAACAATTTGTCTATCGCCTGGAGATACCTTGGCGATGACAGGAGGGCAAAGGAGTTTTGGGGTCAAGCCCAACAGATGAAACAGATAATCAGAACAGTAAATAGTACCAAAATGCCTCATCCCTTGTAG
- the LOC136437539 gene encoding uncharacterized protein — protein MLRVCEKLREADAKGRRCGLVRAETGYLRALVDAVADMDRLAEVELLKSLGDVNLEKGRLGKDVGKFNMALTLYMAAVVRCDHREQEEVIEQRYEYTERLLQGVSSTVSTVEEQSTEDKETTTLAKVDGTFQDLDKRRAAGGNTDFVLVGYARLMVEGIVNGNNMLETEAIKSIGDVYLKRGSETRDTRDLTKATALYNTALGRCHNVHGTVVIVHRLLHTAKTRQEISTTSIKRSTRTQQDVTRREGHFSMFSSSSSSDAMRHLHIVQDPQKAENLARVDDDKLANTGKRQSPYTS, from the exons ATGTTGAGGGTCTGTGAGAAACTCCGTGAGGCGGACGCGAAGGGCAGGAGGTGCGGACTAGTCCGCGCGGAGACAGGCTACCTCCGTGCCCTGGTGGACGCCGTAGCTGACATGGACAGGCTGGCGGAAGTGGAGCTGCTCAAAAGTCTGGGTGACGTGAACTTGGAGAAGGGAAGACTCGGGAAGGACGTAGGGAAGTTCAACATGGCCTTGACGCTTTACATGGCTGCTGTGGTCCGGTGTGACCATCGGGAGCAAGAAGAAGTTATAGAACAACGATACGAATACACGGAGAGGCTTTTACAAGGGGTGTCGTCAACGGTGTCAACGGTTGAGGAACAGTCAACTGAAGATAAAGAGACAACTACACTTGCAAAGGTGGATGGAACGTTTCAAGACCTGGACAAGAGACGGGCTGCCGGTGGTAACACAGACTTCGTGTTGGTTGGATACGCACGGTTGATGGTAGAGGGAATAGTAAACGGGAACAACATGTTAGAAACAGAAGCGATCAAAAGTATCGGTGACGTGTACTTGAAAAGAGGATCAGAAACCAGAGACACTAGAGACTTGACCAAAGCTACTGCGCTGTACAACACGGCACTGGGGCGGTGTCACAACGTTCATGGAACTGTCGTCATTGTCCACCGCTTACTACATACAGCAAAGACCCGACAAGAAATCAGCACAACAAGCATAAAA AGATCCACACGTACCCAACAAGACGTAACACGACGGGAGGGCCACTTCTCCATGTTCTCATCGTCATCTTCAAGTGACGCCATGcgacatttgcacat TGTCCAAGACCCGCAGAAAGCTGAGAACCTAGCACGGGTTGACGATGACAAGTTG GCCAACACAGGAAAGAGGCAGAGCCCCTATACCAGTTAG
- the LOC136437452 gene encoding uncharacterized protein produces MLRVCEKLREADAKGRRYGLARAETGYLRALVDAMADKDRLLELELLKSLGDVNLEKGRLGKDVGKLNMALALYMAAVVRCQNRDQGEGIEHRYEYTERLLKGVSSKGSQGKEQPTQDKETTTPAKVAEKFQVLDKRRAAGGYTDSLLVGYAQLMVEGIVNENNMLETEAIKSVADVYLKRGTETRDTRNLTRATALYNTALARCHSVHGTVVIVHRLLHTAKIRQDIITTKTKRSTRTQRQQDVTGRKDHFSPFSVASSSDVINDGMRHLHIMAARGGNAAGIGVTTQSDDDGFVTYIYIYVKEDLYAFRR; encoded by the exons ATGTTGAGGGTCTGTGAGAAACTCCGTGAGGCGGACGCGAAGGGCAGGAGGTACGGACTAGCCCGTGCGGAGACAGGCTACCTCCGTGCCCTGGTGGATGCCATGGCTGACAAGGACAGGCTGCTGGAACTGGAGCTGCTCAAAAGTCTGGGCGACGTGAACTTGGAGAAGGGAAGACTCGGGAAGGACGTAGGGAAGTTAAACATGGCCTTGGCTCTTTACATGGCTGCTGTAGTCCGGTGTCAAAATAGGGATCAGGGAGAAGGTATAGAACACCGATACGAATACACGGAGAGGCTTTTGAAAGGGGTGTCGTCAAAAGGATCACAGGGTAAGGAACAGCCAACTCAAGACAAGGAAACGACTACACCTGCAAAAGTGGCGGAAAAGTTTCAAGTCCTGGACAAGAGACGGGCTGCCGGTGGTTACACAGACTCTTTGCTGGTTGGATACGCACAGTTGATGGTGGAGGGAATAGTAAACGAGAACAACATGTTAGAAACAGAAGCGATCAAAAGTGTCGCCGACGTGTACCTGAAAAGAGGAACAGAAACTAGGGACACTAGGAACTTGACCAGAGCTACTGCTCTGTACAACACGGCACTGGCGCGGTGTCACAGCGTTCATGGAACAGTTGTCATTGTCCACCGCTTACTGCATACCGCAAAAATCAGGCAAGACATCATCACAACTAAAACTAAG AGGTCAACACGTACGCAACGACAACAAGACGTGACTGGACGAAAGGACCACTTCTCCCCCTTCTCAGTTGCAAGCTcaagtgacgtcatcaatgaCGGAATGCGCCATCTACACAT TATGGCTGCAAGAGGGGGCAATGCTGCAGGCATCGGTGTCACAACACAGAGCGACGATGACGGGTTTGtcacttatatatatatttacgtGAAAGAAGACCTTTATGCGTtccgacgatga